Within the Trichoderma breve strain T069 chromosome 3, whole genome shotgun sequence genome, the region GCCAAGTTGTTTCACTCGGCTTGACTCCAGTCGGCTGGCTCTACCAAGACCATCACCGTCTCTGATTGACGCCAATCTGATCTGTCTTGTCACCCGACCCCATACTTGGTCTGACAACACTCGTTTGTTCATCTGCTCCCTTGCTCTCCGCGCCCTTAGAATCAAGAGCCTGCAGgcgggtgctgctgctgatcAGCCCCAAAACCACCCAACATTCCTCCTCCAACGTCGACCCGGCTCCCTTCCAACATCCCCCTCCGGACGCTCCCTTCACGCTCCGACCTCGACAAGGACGACCAAGACTCGCCATCGGCATCGCTCCTTTCCACCAGGGGATACGGCGCCCCTCATCACCGCCCGTCGTCCGAGTCTGAGACATCGTCCTGGACCGACACTGGCGACATTGGCGACCAGTacggcgacgacaacgacCCGGTCCGCATCCAGCTGCCTGAGGACATTGAGAACGAGCTACTCGCCAGTGTCCAGCGCCGACAGTCGAAGCCGCTGTACAAATCGCATAAGAAAGTCCGGATCCACGACCCGTCGCCGCACCGGCGCACCCACTCGTTTTCGCCGGCTCCGTTCGTCGATAAAGAGGCTATAGAGATACCGAACGTTCGCCATCGACCACCGTCTCGAGCGCAACGCTGCATCGGTTCCATCATGGCGGGCTCTTCAGGCTCCATCCACGGCCTTACGGGCAAGCCCCTGCTGTACGAATTCTGTCCTTGACGTGATGGGATTTGGTCGTGCTAACAATGCTTGCGATAGGTATTTTACGAGCATTTTCGTGTCTTTAggagtttttcttttcggaTATGATCAAGGCGTCATGTCGGGCCTTATTATGTAGGCTTCTACTTTTCCCCTTCTACTGTGCAACAGCAAATTGATGGATGAAAACTGACAATTTTCTTTACAGTGGCCCGTACTTTATCGATTATTTCAACCACCCCTCGAAAGCCGAGGTAGGGACAATGGTTGCTATTCTCGAAATTGGAGCCTTTATATCATCCCTCATTGTTGGCCGCGTCGGTGACATCATCGGCCGCCGCCGTACCATCTTATATGGCTcttgcatcttctttgttggaGGAGCATTGCAGACTCTTGCCACGTCAatgccaatgatgatgcttggACGAATCGTCGCTGGTTTTGGTGTTGGTATGCTTTCCACCATCGTGCCTGTTTACCAGTCCGAAATCTCCCCACCCCACAATCGTGGAAAGCTTGCTTGTATCGAGTTTTCTGGCAACATCGTCGGTTATACGACCTCCGTCTGGGTCGACTACGGCTGTGGTTTTATTGAGAGTAACTTATCGTGGCGCGTTCCGCTTATGATGCAATGTATCATGGGCGCTCTTTTGGCATTGGGAAGCTTGATTATTGTGGAGTCGCCCAGGTAAGGAACCATTCTGCTCTTTATAATACAAGCTCCTTTTATCTTCTGCCAATCACGAAATGCTAACCCCTATATCTTACAGGTGGCTCCTAGACAACGATCATGACGAAGAAGGCATGGTTGTCATTGCCAACCTCtatggtggtggtgatatTCATAATGCCAAGGCACGCGATGAGTACCGCGAAATCAAGATGGGTGTgcttcttcaacgtcaaGAGGGCGAACGCTCCTACGCTGAGATGTTCCGGCGTTATCGTACTCGGGTCTTTATCGCAATGTCCGCTCAGGGTCTTGCGCAGCTCAACGGCATCAATGTCATCTCCTATTACGCACCATATGTTTTCGAGTCCGCCGGCTGggttggccatgatgctgtcCTCATGACTGGTTTGAACGGCATCACTTATTTCCTCTCTACCATTCCACCGTGGTATCTCGTTGATCGATGGGGCCGTCGAATGATTCTTCTCACCGGAGCTATTTTCATGGCTATTTCcttgtctctcatctcttaCTTCCTCTACCTCGACATCAAGTGGACTCCCAGGTTGGTGGTCTTGTTTGTCATGATATATAATGCTGCCTTTGGATACTCATGGGGACCAATTCCCTGGCTTTACCCTCCCGAAATTCTGCCTCTGAGCATTCGATCCAAGGGTGCTAGCTTGTCGACTGCTACGAATTGGGCTTTCAACTGGCTAGTTGGTGAAATGACACCGATTCTGCaagaatggatcaaatggCGTCTGTATCTTCTCCACGCCTTCTTCTGTGTGGCTAGTTTTGTTATTGGTAAGTGACAAGCCTCTGTCCTTTTCACGACGTTTTCCTACACCTGATCAAGTGCTAACCCAATCCTATTTAGTTTACTTCATTTACCCAGAGACTTGCGGCTTGCGCCTCGAGGAGATGGATTCTGTATTTGGCGACGCTAGCACCGTGGCCACTCCGTCCATCCATGCGGAAACTGGATCTCTTATCCGGGGTGGATCACCCATTGGATCAGGGCGTACGCCGTTCCGCTCGACGACTCCCATTCCTGGGCTGTCTCTTGACCCTCCTGATGTCAATGATAGCAAGGCCGTGTCCcagagcggcggcgatgaccGAAGCATTAGCGGATGGTTATCGAGAGTTGTCAATCGTGGCCGTTCCGGTAGTCCAAGCAGTGGGCAAGGACGATATACTCCACTCGgccagcaagaagatgagggTCGTAATGACAATTG harbors:
- a CDS encoding sugar transporter domain-containing protein, whose product is MYRCSPKPPNIPPPTSTRLPSNIPLRTLPSRSDLDKDDQDSPSASLLSTRGYGAPHHRPSSESETSSWTDTGDIGDQYGDDNDPVRIQLPEDIENELLASVQRRQSKPLYKSHKKVRIHDPSPHRRTHSFSPAPFVDKEAIEIPNVRHRPPSRAQRCIGSIMAGSSGSIHGLTGKPLLYFTSIFVSLGVFLFGYDQGVMSGLIIGPYFIDYFNHPSKAEVGTMVAILEIGAFISSLIVGRVGDIIGRRRTILYGSCIFFVGGALQTLATSMPMMMLGRIVAGFGVGMLSTIVPVYQSEISPPHNRGKLACIEFSGNIVGYTTSVWVDYGCGFIESNLSWRVPLMMQCIMGALLALGSLIIVESPRWLLDNDHDEEGMVVIANLYGGGDIHNAKARDEYREIKMGVLLQRQEGERSYAEMFRRYRTRVFIAMSAQGLAQLNGINVISYYAPYVFESAGWVGHDAVLMTGLNGITYFLSTIPPWYLVDRWGRRMILLTGAIFMAISLSLISYFLYLDIKWTPRLVVLFVMIYNAAFGYSWGPIPWLYPPEILPLSIRSKGASLSTATNWAFNWLVGEMTPILQEWIKWRLYLLHAFFCVASFVIVYFIYPETCGLRLEEMDSVFGDASTVATPSIHAETGSLIRGGSPIGSGRTPFRSTTPIPGLSLDPPDVNDSKAVSQSGGDDRSISGWLSRVVNRGRSGSPSSGQGRYTPLGQQEDEGRNDN